TGATAGGCGGTAATGACGACCACCCGGCAGGGACTCCCATCGCCGCGCAGAGCCCGCAGGATTTCCAGACCGCCGAGACCAGGCAGGCGCAGATCAACAATCGCGACCCGAGGGCGGCTTTGCCGGATCAACTCAAGCCCGGCCTCACCGTTAACCGCCGCGGCAACCCGGTAGCCTTTTTCACGAAAATAGAGCTCCAGACTTTCAAGCAGCTCAAGATTATCATCAACAATAACTATTTTTACGGCTTCAGACACGGCAACCAAACCTTAAATACGGTTCCCCGAGCAAGCTCGCTGGTGACTGTAATAAAACCGCCATGCTGCTCTACAACCCTGAAAACATTACTCAAACCCAAACCGATTCCATTCTTTTTCGTGGTATAAAAAGGCTGAAAAATCTGCCCCAGCTCCGCATCGCCAAGACCGCAACCGCTGTCGGCAACCACCACCTCCAGCCCATATCCCCTTTCCTCATCGCTGCTCCGCAAGGTCCTGACGCTCAACTGCTTGTGGGCGCTTTCGGCCAGCGCCTCAATCGCATTAACGATAAGATTGTCAAAGACAATCTCCATGCTGCCGCAGTCAACCTTCAGTTTCGACAGGTTTTCGTCAAGCTCCAGAATCACCCTGATCCCGGACGCGGCCAGACGAGCTTCAAAACGCTGCACGGCGGCGGCCAATAACAGATTAAGATCATAAAGCTGGGGATTGATCTCGAGCGGGCGCGAAAACAACAAGGTATCGCGCAACAACCGGTCCAGCTTCTCGATATCGCGCAAGATGATTCCCATCCGCCGCTTGTCGTTTTCCACAAGTTCCAGACGTCTTTGCAAGACCCGGACATTAACCTTGATCGAAGACAGCGAATTGCGAATCTCGTGGGCAAAAACCGTGGCCACCCGACCGATCACCAGCAGACGTTCATTTTCCAGCTCCCGCCGGGCCAGAGCCATCCGCTCGACAATATCCCGGCAGACCCCGGCCAGAGCCGGTAGGCCGTCATACTGCACCTGGTTCAATTTAATTTCCACCGGAAAGCGACTGCCGTCGGCCTTCAGGGCTTCGGTCGCGAAAACCTCCCGGTCAAGCGCCGCGGTCAGCTCTTCGTCGCCGCCGGCGAAAAGCTCGGCAAAACTCTTCCCGACCAGCCTTTCCGAGCGTCGCCCAAGCATGCGACCAAGTGCCCGATTGGCAAAGATCAGCCGGCCCTGATAACAGACAAAATAACCGTCACTGATTTCTTCAACCAGGGTACGATAACGATTCTCCGAATTATAGAGCTGCTCGGTTCTCTCCTTGACCTTTCCCTCCAGGTTTTCGAGAAAACCCCGCATTTCCTCTTCATGTTTACCCTGAAAATATTCGCTGAAGCGATTGATCGTAACATCCACCGAGTTATTGACCGCCAGCAGGGCGCTAACCAACTCCTCTCCCTGAAAAACCAGAGGCAGGCGACGAAGCAAAATGACACGGAAAATACCGAAAGCCTTCTGTACCTCGGAAAGGGAAAAACCGCGTTCCAGACGCAGGCGGGTGATAAAAACGATAAAATCCTCAATCGGCTGCCAATCATGGTCGCAGATCACCGAGTAATTGCCGTCATAGGCCCGGGCCACGGTTTCCCGAAGCTCCGCTAAGGCCCGCTCGCGGTAGCGGGCGCTGATCGTTCGACTTAACTGGCGCACCCATTCGTCTATCAGAGCCCGGCGTTCCGTCTGCAAAAGTTGACAGAGATTCATGAAAAAGCATGCTCCGATCCGATAACTACCAACCCTGATTCACAATCAGTCCCATAGGTTTTGACCAACTTGCCGTTTTTACTCCGCCGGGCGGGGCCGGCTCAAACCAGCTTTTCATAACAAGGGATGCAGTAGTTTTTCCCCTGATGCTCCCGGATTCGACTTTCCATGGCCGCCTCGCCGCAGAGCTCGCAGACAATCGAGGCCATCGCCCGAGCCTTCTCGAGCTCGTCAATCCGGACCGGCTGAAGAGAAACCAAGCGGTCCTCATCGGCCGCCAGCAGCCATTTGATAAATTCTGGCCGGTTGCTGCGCAGATCGCCGGGAATTTTCATCTGGTTCAGAGAAACCCGGACCCCGGCCCCGGTCTTACGGTCGTAAAAGGTATAGACCTGCTTGCCGTAATCCTTGAAAATCAGATTGCCCTTCCCGAAGGTGCAACCGCTGATAAACTGCAGGGCATCGACGCCGCAGGCGTTGTTTTCCGTAATCGCCACCAGTTCATCATCCTCGGAACGCTGCCGCTGCTCCAGATAAACCATGGCCGCCCTGGTCATGCGATAGCCCATGGCCAGCCCCGGGCAGCTGTGCCCGTGAAAAGCTATCATTTTATCGTAATCGACTTCCACCATCATGAACCTGCCTTTCTTCCGCCGCGGTCACGAGAACCGCTTACTTGTTTAAACAACCTCCGACATTCAAAGCCGCGCCTGAAAAAACATGGACAAAGCCAAACAATTACGTTACTAATTTTTGGCTCTGCGCCGGATATTTTTCTGTAACATTATTCTGAACCCGGCGACAACTAATTTCTGCCGGCCCTTGTCAAGCCTTAAAACAGGAAAAGCCCATGCCCGCGACCTCAAGCAAGTCCCCGTCCGGGGCCCCCGCCCACCAGCAGAAAAAAACCGGCCCGCATTACAGCTGGATAATTGTCGGCAGCGGCCTGCTGGTTCTTTTCGCCTGCCTGGGCCTGGGTCGTTTTTCCCTGGGCATGCTGCTGCCGGCGATGGGCGGTTTTCTCAAGCTCAGCCATTCCCAGATGGGCCTGATCGGCACCGGTAATTTCGTCGGCTACATGGTCGCGGTCGCCCTGGCCGGCAAAGTGGCCGGGCGTCTCGGCACCCGGACGACAATCACCTGGGGGCTGCTTCTGGTGGCGGCCACCATGCTGCTCATCAGCCGGGCCGGCAACTTCGCGGTGATTCTTGGTCTGTATTTTCTGACCGGGGTCGGCAGCGGGCTGGCCAACGTGCCGATGATGGGACTGATCTCGCACTGGTTTCGTCGCAGCCTGCGGGGCCGCGCCGCCGGTGTCATGCTTTCCGGCAACGGCCTGGCGATTATCTTTGCCGGGTTTTATATCCCCTATATCAATCGCAGCCTGGGCCTCGAGGGCTGGCGCACCGGTTGGTGGAGC
This sequence is a window from Pseudomonadota bacterium. Protein-coding genes within it:
- a CDS encoding PAS domain S-box protein, yielding MNLCQLLQTERRALIDEWVRQLSRTISARYRERALAELRETVARAYDGNYSVICDHDWQPIEDFIVFITRLRLERGFSLSEVQKAFGIFRVILLRRLPLVFQGEELVSALLAVNNSVDVTINRFSEYFQGKHEEEMRGFLENLEGKVKERTEQLYNSENRYRTLVEEISDGYFVCYQGRLIFANRALGRMLGRRSERLVGKSFAELFAGGDEELTAALDREVFATEALKADGSRFPVEIKLNQVQYDGLPALAGVCRDIVERMALARRELENERLLVIGRVATVFAHEIRNSLSSIKVNVRVLQRRLELVENDKRRMGIILRDIEKLDRLLRDTLLFSRPLEINPQLYDLNLLLAAAVQRFEARLAASGIRVILELDENLSKLKVDCGSMEIVFDNLIVNAIEALAESAHKQLSVRTLRSSDEERGYGLEVVVADSGCGLGDAELGQIFQPFYTTKKNGIGLGLSNVFRVVEQHGGFITVTSELARGTVFKVWLPCLKP
- a CDS encoding formylmethanofuran dehydrogenase, whose translation is MMVEVDYDKMIAFHGHSCPGLAMGYRMTRAAMVYLEQRQRSEDDELVAITENNACGVDALQFISGCTFGKGNLIFKDYGKQVYTFYDRKTGAGVRVSLNQMKIPGDLRSNRPEFIKWLLAADEDRLVSLQPVRIDELEKARAMASIVCELCGEAAMESRIREHQGKNYCIPCYEKLV